A single region of the Photobacterium sanguinicancri genome encodes:
- a CDS encoding GNAT family N-acetyltransferase produces MTFTIRNVCLDDAEGITQVLNPIVEEGLYTVLDTTFTAEEEKSFINSFPERGIFTVAEHEESGVIAGFQPVEPFADYTRAFDHVGIIGTFVSSDFHRQGIAKSMFQATFEAAREKGYRKLFAYVRSDNERALAAYLSQGFEVIGTAKQHAKVRGEYVDEVLIEKFL; encoded by the coding sequence ATGACTTTTACTATAAGAAACGTATGTTTAGATGATGCTGAAGGTATCACCCAGGTGCTCAACCCGATTGTTGAAGAGGGCTTGTATACAGTATTAGATACCACGTTTACTGCCGAAGAAGAAAAATCCTTTATTAATAGCTTCCCCGAACGAGGCATCTTCACGGTTGCTGAACATGAAGAAAGTGGTGTGATTGCAGGCTTCCAGCCAGTTGAGCCGTTTGCTGATTATACGCGTGCATTTGATCATGTTGGGATTATTGGCACTTTCGTAAGTAGTGATTTTCATCGCCAAGGCATTGCAAAATCAATGTTTCAAGCAACATTTGAAGCGGCAAGAGAGAAGGGATATAGAAAGCTTTTTGCTTACGTTCGTAGTGATAATGAGCGTGCTTTGGCTGCCTACCTTAGCCAAGGGTTTGAAGTGATAGGCACGGCGAAACAGCATGCCAAAGTTCGAGGTGAGTATGTTGACGAAGTGCTTATCGAGAAGTTCTTATAA
- a CDS encoding methyl-accepting chemotaxis protein: MWKTINNKSIGFQLKLVISVLLIIAFSSVATIVYRNSADILLEETLQEQQSKLTAMAESIAGQFNIYLESAKELESAFRLGYMYGLKVEDNTINFAGQSVQNVTLNGKSMINDTEVVDRFTQNTTAIATLFVASGNDFVRVATSLKNNSGQRALGSKLGLNHPGYNKLMNGQPYYAKVVLFGHDYLTYYSPIKDVNGHVVAISFIGLSIEEASKAVFSSVSNVRWGNSGYTIVVDNDKSNLGVYLHHPDQKQKGASILNVADYNGNKPFGQLFESTSGLIKYPFEYNGVVGEKYLVYTEVPGWNWKLLGGTFIKEVTKGSQQLLTIIVIVALVAGVITFFILGLYLNRLTTPLTTLAGYMDRLGKGEVTLSMEQGNIHSGNEIERLTGGVHNMAAKLNELVGSIRNTSESVHDQATSVSDDAQHSLAQSDIQQEQVEQVVTAIEEMASSAKSVAEQVESIAESVRAANEDSTSGSDLVSQVSVEVAELNDQLRQSAEAIDMVSRESDNIQSVTRMIDEIAEQTNLLALNAAIEAARAGEQGRGFAVVADEVRTLAHRTQESVKEVVGIIEQLRGCTSSAVAMMSESQKKGKLVTEQATQAGLALEGITTQVTSIAAQSEVIAATSEEQAQVSQEIATNATEISNLNRQGRNNAAQTSQSANNLQGLSEELQQQVDYFH, translated from the coding sequence ATGTGGAAAACAATTAATAATAAAAGTATCGGTTTCCAATTAAAGCTGGTGATAAGCGTATTGCTTATTATCGCTTTTTCTTCAGTCGCGACGATTGTTTATCGTAATTCAGCAGATATATTGCTAGAAGAAACATTACAAGAACAGCAATCAAAATTGACAGCAATGGCTGAAAGCATTGCGGGACAATTTAATATTTATTTAGAAAGTGCCAAAGAACTGGAGAGTGCATTCCGTCTCGGCTATATGTATGGCCTTAAAGTTGAAGACAATACCATTAACTTCGCAGGTCAATCAGTACAAAACGTCACCTTAAATGGCAAATCAATGATCAACGATACTGAAGTCGTTGACCGCTTTACTCAAAATACAACCGCTATCGCAACCCTCTTTGTAGCATCAGGAAACGATTTTGTACGCGTAGCGACATCACTAAAAAACAATAGCGGGCAACGTGCTCTCGGTAGTAAGTTAGGGCTGAACCACCCAGGCTATAACAAATTGATGAACGGTCAGCCTTACTATGCCAAGGTCGTGTTATTTGGTCATGATTACCTCACCTACTATTCACCCATCAAAGATGTAAATGGACACGTTGTTGCTATTTCCTTTATTGGACTGTCTATTGAAGAAGCTTCTAAAGCTGTATTTTCAAGCGTGAGTAATGTCCGCTGGGGTAACTCTGGCTACACTATTGTGGTTGATAATGACAAAAGTAACCTAGGTGTTTATCTGCACCACCCAGATCAGAAGCAGAAAGGTGCGTCGATTCTGAATGTTGCCGACTACAACGGAAACAAACCCTTTGGTCAACTCTTCGAATCCACCAGTGGCTTAATCAAATACCCATTTGAATATAATGGCGTCGTCGGTGAAAAATACCTAGTTTATACCGAAGTTCCTGGTTGGAACTGGAAGTTACTCGGTGGCACATTCATTAAAGAAGTCACCAAAGGTAGCCAGCAATTATTGACCATTATTGTTATTGTCGCTCTTGTGGCTGGCGTAATTACCTTCTTTATTTTAGGCCTTTACCTAAACAGGCTAACGACACCTTTAACCACACTCGCGGGTTACATGGACCGCTTAGGCAAGGGGGAAGTCACCCTTTCTATGGAGCAAGGTAATATCCATTCGGGCAATGAAATTGAGCGCCTTACTGGTGGTGTCCATAATATGGCTGCGAAACTGAATGAGCTGGTAGGTTCTATTCGCAATACTAGTGAATCAGTTCACGATCAAGCAACCAGTGTTTCTGACGATGCGCAACACAGTCTAGCTCAATCTGATATTCAGCAAGAGCAAGTGGAACAAGTGGTTACCGCTATCGAAGAGATGGCATCATCAGCGAAATCAGTGGCTGAGCAAGTTGAATCCATCGCCGAAAGTGTTCGAGCGGCTAATGAAGATAGTACATCGGGTTCAGACTTGGTTTCACAAGTTAGCGTCGAAGTTGCAGAGCTGAATGACCAGCTACGACAGTCGGCTGAAGCCATTGATATGGTCAGCCGTGAGAGCGATAACATTCAGTCGGTTACTCGCATGATCGATGAAATTGCCGAACAAACAAACTTATTAGCATTGAATGCAGCTATTGAAGCAGCACGCGCAGGTGAACAAGGTCGAGGCTTTGCCGTGGTCGCAGATGAAGTTCGAACACTCGCGCATCGCACACAGGAATCAGTTAAAGAAGTGGTGGGGATTATTGAACAACTGCGCGGCTGTACTAGTAGTGCCGTTGCCATGATGTCTGAAAGCCAGAAGAAAGGGAAATTAGTCACAGAACAGGCAACCCAAGCGGGTTTAGCGCTGGAAGGCATTACCACTCAGGTAACCTCTATTGCAGCCCAATCGGAAGTCATTGCTGCTACCTCAGAAGAGCAAGCACAGGTATCGCAAGAGATTGCCACCAATGCTACGGAGATCAGTAACCTGAACCGTCAAGGACGTAATAACGCGGCTCAAACATCACAAAGTGCTAATAATCTACAAGGGCTATCAGAAGAGCTTCAACAGCAAGTTGACTACTTCCACTAG
- a CDS encoding fructose-specific PTS transporter subunit EIIC, producing MSTIAAQAPSNNSDFKKTLSVLKGHLLFGTSHMLPFIVAGGVLLALAVMASGKGAVPADGFLADISNIGIKGLVLFPIILGGFIGYSIADKPALAPAMISSGIMADMGGGFLGCIVAGFIAGGVVYQLKKIPLSSNMTALGAYFIYPLIGTLVSAGIVLWGIGEPIKFFMASMNEFLASMAGASKIVLGTILGGMTAFDMGGPINKVATLFAQTQVDTQPWLMGGVGIAICTPPLGMALATFMFKKKFTKQEQEAGKAAAIMGSIGISEGAIPFAANDPMRVLPSIVAGGIVGCVFGFLTDVLLHAPWGGLITAPVSSNIPMYVVGIALGSLTTALIVGFWKPVAQEEAEDELAQNPTPVQAAPVAGEGEYDVVAVTCCPSGVAHTFMAAKALEKAGAAAGIKIKVETQGQNGIQNRISDLDVANAKLVILAHDIQVKDAHRFANANVFECSTKEAMKKAATLIQG from the coding sequence ATGAGTACAATAGCAGCTCAAGCACCTAGTAATAATAGCGACTTTAAAAAAACACTAAGTGTCCTAAAAGGTCACCTTTTATTTGGCACTTCCCACATGTTACCGTTTATTGTTGCTGGTGGTGTATTACTTGCGCTAGCAGTAATGGCCTCAGGTAAAGGTGCGGTTCCAGCCGATGGTTTTTTAGCTGACATTTCAAATATTGGTATTAAGGGTTTAGTTTTATTCCCTATCATCCTTGGTGGCTTCATTGGTTATTCTATTGCTGATAAACCTGCGCTTGCGCCGGCTATGATTTCATCTGGCATCATGGCGGATATGGGCGGTGGTTTCCTTGGCTGTATCGTTGCGGGCTTCATTGCTGGTGGGGTTGTGTACCAACTGAAGAAAATCCCACTGTCGTCTAACATGACGGCGCTGGGCGCATACTTTATCTACCCGCTAATCGGTACGTTAGTCTCTGCAGGGATTGTACTTTGGGGTATCGGCGAGCCAATCAAATTCTTCATGGCATCAATGAACGAATTCCTCGCTTCAATGGCTGGCGCATCAAAAATTGTACTAGGTACTATTTTAGGTGGTATGACAGCGTTTGATATGGGCGGCCCAATCAATAAAGTAGCAACACTATTTGCTCAGACACAAGTTGATACTCAACCTTGGCTAATGGGCGGCGTCGGTATCGCAATCTGTACTCCACCACTGGGTATGGCACTTGCTACCTTCATGTTCAAAAAGAAATTTACTAAACAAGAACAAGAAGCAGGTAAAGCTGCAGCAATCATGGGCTCTATCGGTATCTCTGAAGGTGCAATCCCATTCGCAGCGAACGACCCAATGCGTGTGCTGCCATCTATTGTCGCTGGTGGTATCGTAGGCTGTGTGTTTGGTTTCCTAACAGATGTTCTGCTACATGCACCTTGGGGTGGCCTAATTACAGCACCCGTTTCTAGCAACATTCCAATGTATGTTGTGGGTATCGCGCTGGGTTCATTAACAACAGCTCTTATCGTTGGCTTCTGGAAACCCGTTGCACAAGAAGAAGCAGAAGATGAACTTGCTCAAAACCCAACACCTGTCCAAGCAGCACCAGTTGCTGGTGAAGGCGAATACGATGTTGTTGCGGTAACTTGTTGTCCTTCAGGTGTGGCACACACCTTCATGGCAGCGAAAGCACTGGAAAAAGCAGGTGCAGCAGCAGGCATCAAGATCAAAGTTGAAACTCAAGGTCAGAATGGTATCCAAAACCGCATCAGCGACCTAGATGTAGCCAATGCGAAACTGGTTATCTTGGCGCACGACATTCAAGTTAAAGACGCACACCGCTTTGCGAATGCTAACGTCTTCGAATGCTCAACCAAAGAAGCAATGAAAAAAGCGGCTACGCTTATTCAAGGCTAA
- a CDS encoding PTS sugar transporter subunit IIA, producing MITQLTNVNLIKKELSANTKKEVFSELAQMLFDNNRISSKESFLDDVETREAVSVTSTDGIAYPHSKSKAVIEPAIAVGIKAGGIEYDDEDGIKPSVFFMIASPDNGADHHIYVLQELFGKFSEEFIEDIHNAKDEHQILTILINS from the coding sequence ATGATCACACAACTAACCAACGTTAATTTAATTAAAAAAGAACTGTCGGCGAATACAAAAAAAGAAGTATTTTCTGAGCTTGCACAAATGTTATTTGACAATAACCGTATTAGCAGCAAAGAAAGCTTTTTAGATGACGTTGAAACTCGCGAAGCCGTCAGCGTGACATCAACTGATGGTATCGCCTATCCGCACTCAAAAAGCAAGGCGGTTATTGAGCCAGCAATCGCAGTTGGCATCAAGGCTGGCGGCATTGAGTACGATGATGAAGATGGCATCAAACCAAGTGTGTTCTTTATGATTGCATCGCCTGATAACGGTGCTGACCACCATATTTACGTTCTTCAGGAATTATTTGGCAAATTCAGTGAAGAATTTATTGAAGATATCCATAACGCAAAAGATGAACATCAAATTCTAACTATTTTAATTAATTCATAA
- the manA gene encoding mannose-6-phosphate isomerase, class I: MMMQLALIPTLMRKFFPMTNVIQHYAWGSTSSINQLFDIKNPSGEPQAEVWMGAHSNGCSTVGYGDYATKLSTLIDCNPRLFLSDRVANRFGELPYLFKILAAEKALSIQVHPNKAQAEQGFALEQQQGIPLDAGNRNYKDPNHKPELVYALTQYQAMNGFRSIEQIIANFNQLAVTEFKTWLDALRANPTPQGLATFFSALLSMTGQTKEQALAKLSDYSRRYSTHHVKHSASQSDAPLFALIAELEQQYPGDVGLFAPLLLNVITLQPGQAMFLDAETPHAYIKGTGLEIMANSDNVLRAGLTPKYIDVEELIACTRFDEKPFDSLLLQPNEADDILDYPTPVDDFKFAIIQRSHQRVMHTNSAEILLPLDHSMTLTHQDGESSVIEKGQSVFIPAYAQSYQIECTGRVARAYS, encoded by the coding sequence ATGATGATGCAGCTCGCGCTTATTCCCACATTAATGCGTAAATTCTTCCCAATGACCAACGTCATTCAACACTACGCGTGGGGCAGTACATCGTCAATAAATCAACTTTTTGATATTAAAAACCCAAGCGGTGAACCACAGGCTGAAGTGTGGATGGGGGCACATTCTAATGGCTGCTCAACCGTCGGTTATGGTGATTACGCGACCAAGCTTTCAACCTTAATCGATTGTAACCCAAGGCTCTTTTTAAGTGACAGGGTCGCTAATCGTTTTGGTGAATTACCCTATTTATTTAAAATTTTAGCTGCAGAAAAAGCCCTTTCTATCCAAGTTCACCCTAATAAAGCACAAGCCGAACAAGGTTTTGCTTTAGAACAGCAGCAAGGCATTCCTCTTGATGCGGGAAATCGAAATTACAAAGATCCAAACCACAAACCCGAATTGGTTTACGCATTAACCCAATATCAAGCAATGAATGGATTTAGATCAATAGAGCAGATTATTGCCAACTTTAATCAGCTTGCGGTTACCGAATTCAAAACATGGTTAGATGCATTGCGAGCCAACCCAACGCCGCAAGGGCTAGCAACTTTCTTTTCTGCATTGCTGTCGATGACAGGTCAAACAAAAGAGCAAGCACTCGCCAAGTTAAGTGACTATTCTAGGCGCTATTCCACGCACCATGTTAAACATTCAGCCAGTCAGTCAGACGCTCCACTTTTCGCTTTAATTGCAGAGCTAGAGCAGCAATACCCTGGTGATGTAGGATTATTTGCGCCACTACTTCTTAATGTGATCACCCTTCAGCCAGGGCAAGCCATGTTCTTAGATGCCGAAACCCCTCACGCTTATATCAAAGGGACCGGGCTCGAAATTATGGCGAACTCCGATAATGTGTTGCGTGCAGGGCTAACCCCGAAATACATAGATGTTGAAGAGCTGATAGCCTGTACCCGCTTTGATGAAAAGCCATTCGACAGCTTATTGCTACAGCCAAATGAAGCGGATGATATATTGGACTACCCTACCCCTGTCGATGACTTTAAATTCGCCATTATTCAACGTTCACACCAGCGAGTAATGCATACCAATAGTGCTGAGATTTTACTGCCTCTTGACCATAGCATGACACTCACCCACCAAGATGGCGAGTCAAGTGTGATTGAAAAAGGTCAGTCGGTATTCATCCCAGCTTATGCCCAAAGCTATCAAATAGAATGTACTGGCCGCGTCGCTCGCGCTTATAGCTAG
- a CDS encoding PTS fructose transporter subunit IIABC has product MITNLINQELITLDLQATSKEAVFKELIEVLFSQGRISDKAQFLADIKAREAQGNTGFEEGVALPHAKSAAVIAPAVVIGVSKTGIEYGAEDGLPSKLFFMIASPDGGDNHHIEVLAELSSKLIEDGFIDRFINATSNQEALQLLLEKPQPVETTSSIQKQGFVIGVTGCPAGVAHTYLAAEALEKGAIALGYDIKVETNGSIGVKNSPTLEEIERADAIIVACDKQVDLTRFAGKRLIKTNVKAPIRDAQGLITQALTAPAYEAESTTSVSDKTSISSKASEARSDLYRYLMNGVSHMIPFVVTGGLLIALALAIGGEPSEAGMAIPAGSMWNQILDVGVVAFTLMIPILAGYIAYAIADRPALAPGLIGGWIANNGSFYGAEAGTGFIGAIVAGLLVGYFVKFIVSINYHKFIQPLVPIMIAPITGSLFIAGLFIFVIGAPIADLMTGLTALLTSMSTGNVVLLGIVLGGMAGFDMGGPFNKVAFLFSVGMIASGQTQFMGAMACAIPVAPLGMALATALGRKFELFESSEIEAGKAAGAMGLVGISEGAIPFAAQDPLSVIPANVLGSMTAAVMAFSFGITNSVAHGGPVVALLGAMNHPLLALICMASGAIVTALTCVALKKMRKAKLIAVTA; this is encoded by the coding sequence ATGATCACCAATTTAATCAACCAAGAATTGATTACACTGGATCTTCAAGCCACTTCAAAAGAAGCGGTATTTAAAGAACTCATTGAGGTTCTTTTTTCACAGGGTCGCATTTCCGACAAAGCACAATTTTTAGCTGATATTAAAGCGCGTGAAGCACAAGGTAATACCGGATTTGAAGAAGGTGTCGCCCTTCCCCATGCCAAAAGCGCTGCCGTTATTGCCCCCGCTGTTGTGATCGGAGTGAGCAAAACAGGAATTGAATACGGCGCAGAAGATGGACTGCCATCAAAACTGTTTTTTATGATTGCGTCGCCAGATGGCGGTGACAATCACCACATTGAAGTCTTGGCTGAGTTGTCATCAAAACTGATTGAAGACGGTTTCATCGACCGCTTCATCAATGCCACTTCTAACCAAGAGGCTTTACAACTACTTCTTGAAAAACCACAGCCCGTCGAAACGACAAGCTCAATTCAAAAGCAAGGCTTTGTCATAGGTGTAACAGGTTGCCCTGCTGGTGTTGCTCATACCTACCTAGCAGCAGAAGCATTAGAAAAAGGTGCGATAGCACTTGGTTACGACATTAAAGTTGAAACCAACGGATCGATTGGGGTTAAGAACAGCCCCACATTAGAAGAAATTGAACGCGCCGACGCCATTATAGTGGCTTGTGACAAGCAAGTTGATTTAACCCGATTTGCAGGTAAGCGATTAATCAAAACCAATGTAAAAGCCCCTATTCGTGACGCCCAAGGTTTAATTACCCAAGCGCTTACAGCACCCGCTTATGAAGCCGAATCAACAACATCTGTTTCCGATAAAACATCAATATCCAGCAAAGCCTCAGAAGCACGATCCGATCTTTACCGTTACTTAATGAATGGTGTCTCGCACATGATCCCATTTGTTGTAACGGGTGGTTTGTTGATCGCACTGGCGTTGGCGATTGGTGGTGAACCATCTGAAGCAGGTATGGCGATTCCAGCTGGCAGTATGTGGAATCAGATCTTAGATGTCGGTGTTGTGGCATTCACTCTAATGATCCCAATCCTTGCAGGTTACATTGCCTATGCGATTGCCGATCGCCCTGCACTTGCTCCTGGTTTAATTGGCGGTTGGATTGCTAACAATGGTTCTTTCTACGGTGCAGAAGCAGGCACGGGTTTTATCGGCGCTATTGTCGCGGGTCTGTTAGTCGGCTACTTCGTGAAGTTTATTGTTTCCATTAACTACCACAAGTTTATCCAGCCCCTTGTTCCTATCATGATTGCGCCGATTACAGGCTCACTCTTCATTGCTGGTCTATTTATCTTTGTTATTGGCGCCCCTATCGCTGATTTGATGACTGGTCTTACCGCGCTATTAACAAGCATGAGCACAGGCAACGTGGTGCTACTAGGCATTGTACTCGGCGGTATGGCTGGCTTCGATATGGGTGGTCCATTCAACAAAGTCGCCTTCTTATTTTCAGTCGGCATGATTGCTAGTGGTCAAACCCAGTTCATGGGGGCAATGGCGTGCGCCATTCCTGTCGCACCTTTAGGCATGGCATTAGCCACTGCGCTAGGTCGTAAGTTTGAACTGTTTGAATCATCAGAGATTGAAGCTGGTAAGGCCGCTGGTGCGATGGGCTTGGTGGGTATCTCTGAAGGTGCGATTCCATTCGCCGCACAAGATCCACTTTCTGTCATTCCTGCAAACGTCCTTGGCTCTATGACCGCAGCTGTGATGGCGTTCTCTTTCGGTATCACAAATAGCGTGGCTCACGGTGGTCCTGTGGTTGCCTTGCTTGGTGCGATGAACCATCCGCTACTGGCACTGATCTGCATGGCTTCAGGCGCAATTGTGACAGCACTAACCTGTGTCGCGCTGAAGAAAATGCGCAAGGCAAAGCTCATCGCTGTTACCGCCTAG
- a CDS encoding helix-turn-helix transcriptional regulator, which produces MIFHDLISSVLNEREPFHNIWFAGDFHTPPQFSYQVNFPRLELVLDGEYINEMESHERAITKITAKAGDAIFVPPNCWNKPDWDTNCSVLSMLFGRRQLGLSLVSKRKGEASFYDIQKHSIQTRSGFAIDNILEALSSLARESTKKPMDELLLQALLQYSKTMLDAPVEKSHSRVQDLYQGICIYIQENFHRPITRDSIASRFSISANHLSRLFRQQGHMTLADYITWVRIDRAKFMLKKYSFKLNEVSLRCGFKDVNYFCRVFKNKTGRTPTDYRGSI; this is translated from the coding sequence ATGATATTCCATGATTTAATTTCATCTGTACTTAACGAGCGAGAGCCATTTCACAATATCTGGTTTGCCGGTGATTTTCATACGCCACCGCAGTTTAGCTATCAGGTGAATTTTCCTCGCTTAGAGTTAGTATTAGACGGCGAATATATAAATGAAATGGAAAGTCATGAGCGTGCTATAACCAAGATCACGGCTAAGGCGGGCGATGCAATATTTGTCCCACCAAACTGTTGGAATAAGCCTGACTGGGATACCAACTGCTCGGTATTAAGTATGCTTTTTGGACGTCGCCAGCTTGGGTTGAGCTTGGTGAGTAAGCGCAAAGGTGAAGCGAGCTTTTATGACATTCAAAAGCACAGCATTCAAACTCGTTCGGGCTTCGCTATCGATAACATTCTCGAAGCATTAAGTTCATTAGCACGTGAAAGCACTAAAAAGCCAATGGATGAACTCTTGTTACAAGCCTTGCTGCAATATAGCAAAACAATGTTAGATGCACCTGTCGAGAAATCGCACAGCCGAGTACAAGATCTTTATCAAGGGATCTGTATCTATATCCAGGAAAACTTTCATCGCCCTATAACGCGTGACAGTATTGCGTCTCGCTTTAGTATTTCAGCTAATCACTTATCACGTTTATTTCGTCAACAGGGCCATATGACTTTGGCTGATTATATTACTTGGGTACGGATTGATCGGGCGAAATTCATGCTTAAAAAGTACAGTTTTAAGCTTAATGAAGTGTCACTTCGCTGTGGTTTTAAAGATGTTAATTACTTTTGTCGAGTCTTTAAAAATAAGACGGGACGCACGCCAACAGACTACCGTGGATCTATTTGA
- a CDS encoding PTS sugar transporter subunit IIA yields MNEYQITFFVDDANASAYVAQPLRLLAKKFKSTIRIVNITRNRTAKLSQSVAMLQAGLVNGDLCQITAVGIDAELACFVIKDIIAERFTLIGAHINYEFSSQLTKRLPQICPPSEIKWHYAKAQTELTKFECLKGLAQLIYPQEPDELILAFIKREERSSTCVAPGIGLPHVMFADIDHISVAVIASESPIPWESRMGEVHLAIALVMPAKPSREQIISATNLTRNLLCDQLPERLLRTKNCIDLQALLMYSMSRLLP; encoded by the coding sequence ATGAACGAATACCAAATTACTTTTTTTGTTGATGATGCTAATGCCAGCGCTTATGTTGCTCAGCCGCTGAGGCTTCTTGCTAAGAAATTTAAAAGCACTATTCGCATCGTCAACATTACTCGTAACCGTACCGCTAAATTGTCCCAATCTGTCGCCATGCTCCAAGCGGGTTTAGTCAACGGTGATTTATGTCAAATCACCGCCGTCGGTATTGATGCCGAACTGGCCTGTTTTGTAATAAAAGACATTATTGCAGAGCGTTTTACCTTGATAGGCGCCCACATTAACTATGAGTTTTCCAGCCAGCTAACCAAGCGATTACCGCAGATTTGTCCACCTAGCGAGATCAAGTGGCACTATGCCAAAGCCCAGACGGAATTAACTAAGTTTGAATGCTTAAAAGGACTGGCACAGCTTATTTACCCTCAAGAACCTGACGAGCTTATCTTAGCCTTTATCAAGCGCGAGGAACGATCTTCGACGTGTGTGGCACCAGGAATAGGCCTTCCCCATGTCATGTTTGCAGATATTGATCATATTTCTGTCGCCGTTATTGCGAGTGAAAGCCCTATTCCTTGGGAATCTAGAATGGGAGAGGTACACCTTGCTATAGCACTGGTGATGCCAGCTAAACCAAGCCGCGAACAAATCATATCTGCAACGAACCTAACGCGAAATCTCTTATGTGATCAGCTGCCTGAACGCTTACTACGGACAAAAAACTGTATCGATCTACAAGCCTTGCTAATGTATTCCATGTCACGCTTGCTGCCATAA
- a CDS encoding PTS fructose transporter subunit IIB, with the protein MKIVAVTACPTGIAHTYMAADALMKAAPKYNVQIKVETQGAMGVENQLTPHDIAHAQKVLIVSDIEVEQSGRFDAMNTIRIPIEDVLLNVDKVFLVHCRD; encoded by the coding sequence ATGAAAATTGTTGCTGTCACAGCCTGCCCTACAGGTATTGCCCATACTTACATGGCAGCAGATGCACTAATGAAAGCTGCACCCAAATACAATGTTCAGATCAAAGTTGAAACCCAAGGTGCTATGGGAGTTGAAAACCAACTAACGCCGCATGACATCGCACACGCTCAAAAGGTACTGATTGTATCTGACATCGAAGTTGAACAATCTGGTCGCTTTGATGCCATGAATACTATCCGAATTCCCATTGAAGATGTGCTACTCAACGTTGATAAAGTATTCCTCGTTCACTGCCGCGATTAA